In the Sediminibacter sp. Hel_I_10 genome, one interval contains:
- a CDS encoding response regulator gives MKVLAIDDQQLVLLPLQKRLIEIGYDVEIETNANRALETYKSFNPDLVIVDINMPGLSGLEIVKHIRSVEHSETSIMVLSGNTQDAIITEAFEMRIDDYMKKPLSLNEICARVKRLIGLPELSNAASSSSNVMIQQRCVGVVIPCYNEEERLLSEEFITYIDKHSGYHLCFVNDGSKDKTLEVLHELQKGREDFITVYDCEKNGGKAEAVRLGMLHMTEKEDLDYIGFLDADLSTDLADFDDLVKTIENSEFKIVSGSRIARMGADITKESARKIISMTINFIIRKILSMDFKDTQCGAKIFHKDVIDVAFSKKFVTQWIFDVEIFKRMTQHFGLKSAKAMLCEQPLKRWIHADGSKLSMKDSVKIVGQLAQIAWVYRGKKKPGVNNMEVSSKITIA, from the coding sequence ATGAAAGTTTTAGCAATTGATGATCAGCAACTCGTATTGTTACCCTTACAAAAGCGTTTAATCGAAATAGGCTACGATGTAGAAATTGAAACAAATGCGAATCGCGCACTAGAGACGTATAAGTCTTTTAATCCAGATTTAGTGATTGTAGATATCAATATGCCTGGTCTTTCTGGTTTAGAGATTGTAAAACACATAAGATCTGTAGAGCATTCTGAAACCTCCATAATGGTCTTGTCAGGAAATACGCAAGATGCTATTATCACCGAGGCATTCGAAATGCGAATTGACGACTATATGAAAAAACCTCTAAGTCTTAATGAGATTTGTGCTCGTGTAAAACGTTTAATCGGTTTGCCAGAGTTGTCAAATGCAGCATCAAGTTCTAGTAATGTAATGATTCAGCAACGTTGCGTTGGGGTAGTGATTCCTTGTTATAACGAAGAAGAACGTTTGCTAAGTGAAGAATTTATCACCTATATCGATAAGCACTCTGGGTATCATTTGTGTTTTGTTAATGATGGGAGTAAAGATAAAACCTTAGAGGTGTTACATGAGCTTCAAAAAGGAAGGGAAGACTTTATTACAGTGTATGATTGTGAAAAAAATGGCGGTAAAGCAGAGGCTGTACGTTTGGGGATGTTGCACATGACGGAAAAAGAAGATTTAGATTACATCGGTTTCTTGGATGCCGATTTGTCTACAGACCTTGCCGATTTTGATGATTTGGTAAAGACTATAGAGAATTCGGAATTTAAAATTGTGAGCGGATCTCGTATCGCAAGAATGGGTGCAGATATCACAAAAGAGTCGGCGAGAAAAATTATTAGTATGACCATTAATTTCATCATTAGAAAGATCTTATCTATGGATTTTAAAGACACACAATGTGGTGCCAAGATTTTTCACAAAGATGTGATAGACGTCGCTTTTAGCAAAAAATTTGTAACCCAATGGATCTTTGATGTTGAGATTTTTAAGAGAATGACCCAGCATTTCGGATTGAAATCTGCAAAAGCCATGCTTTGTGAGCAACCTTTAAAGCGATGGATTCATGCTGATGGTTCTAAGTTGTCGATGAAAGACTCCGTAAAAATTGTAGGCCAATTAGCTCAAATTGCTTGGGTATACAGGGGTAAGAAAAAACCAGGTGTAAACAATATGGAGGTATCTTCAAAAATCACTATTGCTTAA
- a CDS encoding glycosyltransferase — MKTALVIIFYDLEDHINKPLFLEIAKELRNTELCLVNNNSTDHTYYLLKDIKEDCKNVSVINIKRKKSEANAVKAGARFMINEFDINSIGYINANAIGGNFLTLDVLLRALRDHQDLLKEDQTYILKPYEKKHALMHKLYAITDRINELDPEMAIGGLVYNDNL; from the coding sequence ATGAAAACCGCACTCGTCATTATATTTTATGACCTTGAAGATCATATTAACAAACCACTGTTTCTAGAGATTGCCAAAGAACTCCGCAACACAGAGCTTTGCTTAGTTAACAATAACAGTACAGATCATACGTATTACCTGCTTAAAGACATTAAAGAAGATTGCAAAAATGTATCGGTAATCAATATCAAACGAAAGAAATCTGAGGCCAATGCCGTAAAAGCAGGTGCCAGATTTATGATCAACGAATTTGATATTAACAGCATAGGCTATATTAATGCCAACGCTATTGGTGGAAATTTTCTTACGCTAGATGTATTGTTGAGAGCGTTAAGAGACCATCAAGATCTGCTTAAAGAAGATCAAACCTATATTCTGAAACCTTACGAGAAAAAACACGCACTGATGCACAAACTATACGCCATTACAGATCGCATTAATGAACTTGATCCGGAGATGGCAATAGGGGGACTAGTATATAACGATAACCTATAA
- a CDS encoding type I phosphomannose isomerase catalytic subunit, producing MNTMRPYPIKFDPILKEKIWGGQKLNAILGKQTNSNAVGESWEISDVGGNVSVVSNGDYKGASLKALIANYKADFVGKNNFKTFGYNFPLLIKFLDAQSDLSVQVHPDDAMAEKYHNSFGKTEMWYIMDSDESASIVIGLKDENANPDILNHINEDNVASVFNREQVKKGDSYFIPAGKIHAIGAGVLAAEIQQTSDITYRVYDWDRTDDAGQKRELHTQLAEKATKSFPSNGKAAYNLEQVSYANLVSCDYFTTNILEVKKQMRKDYTNLDSFVIFMCVEGTADITVGSYKEHLKTGETILVPAVTTAVMVESSSAKLLEVYIDPKSKPTHLN from the coding sequence ATGAACACGATGAGACCATATCCTATAAAATTTGATCCCATTTTAAAAGAAAAGATTTGGGGCGGACAAAAACTGAATGCCATTTTAGGAAAACAAACCAACTCTAATGCCGTAGGTGAGAGCTGGGAAATTTCTGATGTAGGCGGTAATGTTTCCGTAGTGAGCAACGGCGATTATAAAGGGGCTTCGCTAAAAGCGCTAATTGCAAATTACAAAGCCGATTTTGTAGGCAAGAACAACTTCAAAACGTTTGGATATAACTTTCCGCTTTTGATCAAGTTTTTAGATGCACAATCAGACTTGTCTGTACAGGTGCATCCAGACGATGCCATGGCAGAAAAGTATCACAATTCCTTCGGAAAAACGGAAATGTGGTACATTATGGATAGTGATGAAAGTGCTAGCATTGTGATAGGTCTCAAAGATGAGAATGCCAATCCTGACATCCTAAACCACATCAATGAGGATAATGTAGCGTCTGTTTTTAATAGAGAGCAAGTTAAAAAAGGAGATAGTTATTTTATTCCCGCAGGAAAAATACATGCCATAGGCGCAGGCGTATTGGCGGCAGAAATTCAACAAACCTCAGACATTACTTACCGCGTATACGATTGGGATAGAACTGATGATGCCGGACAAAAACGTGAACTGCACACCCAACTTGCAGAAAAAGCTACCAAATCATTCCCTTCCAACGGAAAGGCCGCTTACAATTTGGAGCAAGTCAGTTATGCTAATCTTGTATCTTGTGACTATTTTACGACCAACATTTTAGAGGTCAAAAAGCAGATGCGAAAGGATTATACAAACTTAGATTCCTTTGTTATTTTTATGTGTGTAGAGGGAACTGCAGATATTACGGTTGGCAGTTATAAAGAACATTTAAAGACTGGAGAGACCATTTTGGTGCCAGCAGTAACAACAGCTGTGATGGTTGAATCATCCTCAGCAAAATTATTGGAAGTTTATATAGACCCCAAGTCCAAACCCACGCATTTAAATTGA
- a CDS encoding alkylphosphonate utilization protein: protein MSVLQTLQDRSNNTCELCASGVELSQYTIPPSLNENVANDVLVCKTCKDQIEGTEDMDSNHWRCLNDSMWSEHIAVQIMAWRMLQRLRGEGWPKDLVDMMYLDDEALALARATGEHEDVADKIIHRDSNGVILEHGDNVVLIKDLKVKGSSMVAKQGTAVRNIRLDHENAEYIEGKVDGQQIVIITQYVKKG from the coding sequence ATGAGCGTTCTTCAAACCCTTCAAGATAGAAGTAATAACACCTGTGAGCTTTGTGCTTCAGGAGTTGAGTTGTCACAATACACCATCCCACCATCTTTAAATGAAAACGTGGCCAATGACGTGCTGGTCTGTAAAACATGTAAAGACCAAATTGAAGGTACTGAGGACATGGATTCTAACCATTGGCGTTGTCTTAACGATAGCATGTGGAGTGAGCACATTGCTGTACAAATTATGGCATGGCGCATGTTACAACGATTAAGAGGAGAGGGATGGCCAAAAGATTTAGTAGACATGATGTATCTTGATGATGAAGCATTGGCATTGGCAAGAGCTACAGGAGAACACGAAGATGTTGCCGATAAAATCATTCATCGTGATTCTAACGGAGTTATCTTAGAACATGGAGATAATGTTGTGCTTATTAAAGATTTAAAAGTCAAAGGATCTAGTATGGTGGCCAAACAAGGTACGGCGGTAAGAAACATTAGATTAGATCATGAAAATGCCGAATATATTGAAGGCAAAGTAGATGGTCAGCAAATCGTTATCATTACGCAATACGTCAAAAAGGGTTAA
- a CDS encoding DUF4440 domain-containing protein, giving the protein MRYTILILVCLTLSFQSLAQSQAKPLTVEEQNVQEMKDVRAKILEVMKAQEIAWNRHDLEGFMEGYWKNDSLKFYGSSGLTYGWDNTLANYKKGYPTTAESGTLKFVINDISAIENNAYWVMGEYHLNRTAGDANGVFMIIFKKINGQWKIIADLSC; this is encoded by the coding sequence ATGAGATACACCATACTTATTTTAGTCTGTTTAACCCTGTCTTTTCAAAGTTTAGCACAGAGTCAAGCAAAACCATTGACTGTTGAAGAACAAAATGTTCAAGAGATGAAAGACGTAAGAGCTAAAATTCTCGAGGTGATGAAAGCTCAAGAAATTGCTTGGAATCGCCATGATCTAGAAGGCTTTATGGAAGGTTATTGGAAAAATGATTCTCTAAAGTTCTACGGCAGCAGCGGCTTGACCTATGGATGGGACAATACGTTGGCCAATTATAAAAAAGGCTACCCAACAACGGCAGAAAGCGGAACCTTAAAATTTGTAATCAATGACATCTCTGCTATTGAGAATAACGCCTATTGGGTTATGGGAGAATATCATCTCAACAGAACCGCTGGCGATGCCAATGGCGTGTTCATGATTATCTTCAAAAAAATTAATGGGCAATGGAAAATTATAGCAGACCTATCTTGCTAG
- a CDS encoding DUF4407 domain-containing protein, with the protein MLKRFFIICSGADIHILDSCSNGEQNKFAGIGATVFFTAVMAFIACSYALFTVFDNVFIAIGFGLIWGLLIFNLDRFIVSTIKKRNHSIDEIIQASPRLILAIIIAIVISKPLELKLFEKEINQVLLEQKNEMTLSNQTQIAAQFTPNINALEQDIETLQAQITTKEAEVNALYQIYISEAEGTSGTERLGKGPVYKEKREKHDAALADFQQLKAENKEKIGGIETQIAELQTNYDAQVSGTQPIIDGFDGLMARIDALGTLPWLPSFFIFLLFLAIETSPIFAKLMSPKGAYDYKLEDAETAIKTWVEQKVNERHVLLKTDQQLNNRIYSDIAEEDELYQYKRKKARELMQLQADAFFKHQKNAL; encoded by the coding sequence ATGCTTAAACGGTTTTTTATCATCTGCTCTGGGGCAGATATCCATATTTTAGACAGTTGCTCCAACGGCGAGCAAAATAAATTTGCAGGCATTGGCGCTACCGTTTTTTTTACGGCAGTCATGGCTTTTATCGCTTGTAGCTATGCGCTCTTTACGGTCTTTGACAATGTATTTATAGCCATAGGCTTTGGACTCATTTGGGGGCTTTTAATTTTTAATCTGGATCGATTTATTGTCTCGACCATCAAAAAACGAAACCATAGCATCGACGAAATCATTCAGGCCTCACCTCGCTTGATTCTAGCTATAATTATTGCCATAGTCATTTCAAAACCTTTAGAACTTAAACTGTTTGAGAAGGAAATCAACCAAGTTCTTCTTGAACAAAAGAACGAAATGACCCTTAGCAATCAAACTCAAATTGCAGCTCAGTTTACTCCCAATATTAACGCCTTAGAACAAGATATCGAAACATTACAAGCACAAATTACTACTAAAGAAGCTGAAGTGAATGCCCTGTATCAAATCTATATTTCTGAGGCAGAAGGCACCTCTGGCACAGAACGTTTGGGCAAAGGCCCTGTGTATAAAGAAAAGCGAGAGAAACACGATGCGGCTTTAGCAGATTTTCAACAACTTAAAGCTGAGAACAAAGAAAAAATTGGCGGTATTGAAACGCAGATAGCCGAGTTGCAAACCAACTATGACGCACAAGTAAGTGGGACCCAACCTATCATTGATGGCTTTGACGGACTCATGGCCCGAATCGATGCTCTGGGCACATTGCCGTGGTTGCCTTCTTTTTTTATCTTCTTACTGTTTCTTGCCATTGAGACCTCTCCTATTTTCGCGAAGTTAATGTCTCCAAAAGGAGCCTATGATTACAAGCTTGAAGATGCCGAAACTGCCATTAAAACCTGGGTTGAGCAAAAAGTCAACGAGCGCCATGTGCTTCTTAAAACCGATCAACAACTCAATAATCGTATCTATTCTGATATTGCCGAAGAAGATGAACTCTACCAATACAAAAGAAAAAAAGCTCGCGAATTAATGCAACTTCAAGCCGATGCTTTTTTTAAACACCAAAAGAATGCACTATAA
- a CDS encoding M56 family metallopeptidase — protein MLIYILKSSACLALLMLFYKAALEKTSAHTFKRFYLLASIAIAFIIPSITFVTYVAPVTTGYMPLTPELIFDSVAEIPEETPIDYTPFVLWTIYGLGALVFLLKFVFNLYTITSRAKSNPHHKTDGFIHVLVHKLKSPHTFFNYIFLNKTKYQAHKIPKEVFWHEQAHAKQKHSIDVLILEVLHIVLWFHPLIYLLKRDIKLNHEFLADRSVLSQGIPPSEYQTILLAFSSKASHQELANAINYSSIKKRFTVMNTKTSTQKFWYRSLWLLPLCAMLLYGFSEKKEEFKADDSASTEISKQIVIMAQINAVTINGKTSHIENFTHDLNAVTKDWDDLDFDSVVPSVRIASCSAEFLERLNAEFRQTDYYLKSNQVLNIVQEKATAEQVAEYNKLAKHYNNQPDDKRIIKLKDMKRIKMLYDLMSDQQKANAEPLPNFPSPPPPPSSIPQYNQGKKKTLNEIIEETPDGVESGYELLENGETHYFIIYNGKKTYYNSNGYITDEKGTIIPPPPPPPSTPKKEKGGPNGFSNVINNNTTSIAEVAPTYQKGDFKTGFIKIKGIPHYFVTIIDNTSYYNRKGYKVNLNGVAVSKTQVNASDVVPDHYITKVYQNGTIVAEFKDHRPEMEKTIVDIPFPPQPLMPPKPIRPLDHIVNMAKKNAKFFYEGKSVSSDKAISLLKSNEDLNIFTKTPEGDVPRVFITRLTNPSKNELSDELPKPTADNIINHFKVMNRHGAKFYLGDQNISFKDALKYVKQHRDADVETSSKSNSVIIKLPKK, from the coding sequence ATGCTCATCTATATCCTAAAATCATCAGCTTGTTTGGCCCTATTGATGCTCTTCTATAAAGCTGCGCTAGAGAAGACCAGTGCACATACGTTTAAACGTTTTTATTTACTAGCGTCCATTGCCATAGCTTTCATCATCCCTTCCATCACCTTTGTAACCTATGTTGCACCAGTAACTACAGGGTATATGCCTCTTACTCCAGAGCTCATATTCGATAGTGTTGCCGAGATTCCAGAAGAAACACCTATAGATTATACACCATTTGTGTTATGGACTATTTACGGGCTTGGTGCTCTCGTGTTCCTTTTAAAATTTGTGTTTAATCTCTACACGATTACCTCTCGGGCAAAAAGCAATCCCCATCATAAAACAGATGGCTTTATACATGTGTTGGTGCATAAATTAAAGAGTCCGCATACTTTTTTTAATTACATTTTTCTCAACAAGACCAAATATCAGGCTCACAAGATCCCTAAAGAAGTCTTCTGGCACGAACAGGCACATGCCAAGCAAAAGCACAGCATCGATGTGCTTATTTTAGAAGTACTGCATATAGTACTTTGGTTTCATCCGCTTATCTATCTACTGAAACGTGACATCAAACTCAATCACGAGTTTTTGGCAGATCGTTCGGTTTTAAGTCAGGGCATACCTCCTTCGGAATATCAAACTATTTTATTGGCCTTCTCATCAAAGGCATCACATCAAGAATTGGCAAATGCCATTAATTATTCATCAATCAAAAAACGATTTACAGTTATGAACACAAAAACCTCCACACAAAAATTCTGGTACAGAAGCCTCTGGCTTTTGCCACTATGCGCCATGCTTTTATATGGTTTTAGCGAGAAAAAAGAAGAGTTTAAAGCAGACGATAGTGCGTCAACGGAGATTTCTAAGCAAATCGTCATTATGGCGCAAATCAATGCTGTTACCATTAACGGAAAAACCTCTCACATTGAGAATTTTACGCATGACTTAAACGCGGTGACTAAAGACTGGGATGATTTAGATTTTGATTCGGTTGTTCCTTCAGTACGCATTGCAAGTTGTTCTGCAGAATTTTTAGAACGTCTAAATGCTGAGTTCCGTCAAACGGATTATTACTTAAAATCCAATCAAGTTCTCAATATTGTACAAGAAAAAGCCACAGCAGAGCAAGTTGCAGAATACAACAAACTAGCTAAGCATTATAATAATCAACCCGATGATAAGCGCATCATTAAATTAAAAGATATGAAGCGCATAAAAATGCTTTATGACCTTATGTCTGATCAGCAAAAGGCAAATGCAGAACCTTTACCCAATTTTCCATCGCCACCGCCACCGCCATCTAGCATCCCACAATACAACCAAGGTAAAAAGAAGACTCTAAATGAAATTATAGAAGAAACACCAGATGGTGTTGAATCTGGATACGAACTACTAGAAAACGGAGAAACGCATTATTTCATCATTTACAATGGAAAGAAAACCTACTACAATAGCAATGGCTATATCACCGATGAAAAAGGAACTATTATTCCACCCCCACCACCGCCACCAAGTACTCCTAAAAAAGAAAAAGGAGGACCAAATGGTTTTTCCAACGTTATTAATAATAACACCACCAGTATTGCGGAAGTAGCGCCGACCTATCAAAAAGGGGACTTTAAAACTGGGTTTATAAAAATAAAAGGCATCCCACATTATTTTGTAACCATTATCGATAATACCTCATATTACAACCGTAAAGGTTATAAAGTCAATTTGAATGGGGTTGCTGTAAGCAAAACTCAGGTAAATGCTTCCGATGTTGTACCTGATCACTACATCACTAAAGTGTATCAAAACGGAACAATTGTCGCTGAATTTAAAGATCATAGGCCCGAAATGGAAAAAACGATAGTTGATATTCCTTTCCCTCCTCAGCCTTTAATGCCGCCCAAACCAATTAGGCCATTAGACCATATCGTCAATATGGCGAAAAAAAATGCAAAATTCTTTTATGAAGGTAAATCCGTCTCATCGGATAAAGCCATAAGCCTATTAAAATCGAATGAAGACCTCAATATCTTTACAAAAACACCTGAAGGAGATGTCCCACGTGTTTTTATAACGCGATTAACAAACCCAAGTAAAAATGAATTATCAGACGAGCTCCCTAAGCCTACGGCAGATAACATCATCAACCATTTTAAAGTCATGAATCGTCATGGGGCTAAATTCTATTTAGGAGATCAAAACATCTCGTTTAAAGATGCACTAAAATACGTAAAGCAGCATCGCGATGCTGATGTGGAGACTTCTTCAAAAAGCAATTCTGTTATTATAAAATTGCCGAAAAAATAA
- a CDS encoding BlaI/MecI/CopY family transcriptional regulator, with amino-acid sequence MQLSKTEEQLMQYLWKRDKAFMKDLLEAYPDPKPATTTVATLLKRMIDKGFVDYKLFGKSREYYPLVRKKDYFSKHVNGLIKNFFNDSASQFASFFTTETDLSKEELEDLKTLIDTEIKKK; translated from the coding sequence ATGCAATTATCAAAAACCGAAGAACAATTGATGCAATATCTATGGAAACGTGATAAGGCTTTTATGAAAGATCTTCTTGAAGCTTATCCAGATCCTAAACCCGCTACTACCACAGTTGCCACCTTACTAAAGCGCATGATTGACAAAGGTTTTGTTGATTATAAACTCTTCGGAAAGTCTCGGGAATATTATCCCTTAGTTAGAAAGAAAGATTACTTCTCAAAACACGTAAATGGGCTCATTAAAAACTTCTTTAACGATAGTGCTTCTCAATTTGCCTCCTTTTTTACTACGGAAACAGACCTAAGCAAGGAAGAACTTGAAGATTTAAAAACCCTGATCGATACCGAAATTAAAAAGAAATGA
- a CDS encoding M28 family peptidase, producing MKLKVLIAGLCAVFVVSTSTAQNIQELINAVSLEELTLTLNEFSGEIPTTVNGNTVTIINRQQANNDIAADYLVERFESLDNLTIIDQSFNTNGRNIVAIQEGKTNPDNIYMVCAHYDSVANFCADDNATGTAAVLEMARILSTQCLENTIVYALWDEEEIGLLGSQFYANQAAANGDNILGVLNMDMMGYDGDNPGDFGDNEFDIDYRNIAGSPAMKDDIISVLDTYDFNLSVIEVNPGTFASDHSSFWAQGYSAVLLGESWETDDETPFYHSSNDRVATLDLPYYHELVKLVTGYITTKATLLPIDNTVTQTETTLTANQGSASYQWINAELNLPISGATNQTLMPTENGTYTVEITLNGCTETSQPKVVDDLNLEQFSSEELSVYPNPAHNFISIAIPSEMEMDVKIYDVSGKLQKEHHIAGSTTLNIEKLPTGVYFLSLRSKEKAGIFKIVKS from the coding sequence ATGAAATTAAAGGTTTTAATAGCGGGTCTTTGCGCTGTATTTGTCGTGTCTACATCAACCGCTCAAAATATCCAAGAGCTCATCAACGCCGTTAGTTTAGAGGAGTTAACGCTTACTTTAAATGAATTTTCTGGTGAGATTCCCACCACAGTTAACGGCAATACGGTGACCATCATTAACAGGCAACAGGCTAACAATGATATAGCTGCAGATTATCTTGTAGAACGTTTTGAAAGCCTAGATAATTTAACGATTATAGATCAATCATTTAACACTAATGGCCGAAATATTGTAGCCATTCAAGAGGGAAAAACCAATCCTGATAATATTTACATGGTATGCGCGCATTATGACAGTGTCGCAAATTTTTGTGCCGATGATAATGCCACTGGTACTGCTGCCGTTTTAGAAATGGCGAGAATCCTGTCTACTCAATGCTTAGAGAATACTATCGTTTATGCGCTTTGGGATGAAGAGGAAATAGGATTATTGGGCTCTCAGTTTTATGCCAACCAAGCTGCTGCAAATGGTGACAATATCTTAGGGGTCTTAAATATGGATATGATGGGTTACGATGGTGATAATCCTGGCGATTTTGGCGATAATGAGTTTGATATTGATTACAGAAATATTGCTGGTTCACCGGCAATGAAAGATGATATTATCTCGGTTTTGGACACTTATGATTTTAATTTAAGTGTGATAGAAGTTAACCCTGGAACTTTTGCGAGTGATCATTCTAGTTTTTGGGCCCAAGGTTATTCTGCTGTTTTGTTGGGCGAGTCCTGGGAAACAGATGATGAAACCCCCTTTTATCACAGTTCTAATGATCGAGTCGCAACTTTAGACTTGCCCTATTATCATGAATTGGTAAAATTGGTAACGGGCTATATCACAACAAAAGCTACTTTACTTCCTATAGACAATACCGTTACACAAACCGAAACAACGTTGACGGCCAATCAAGGTTCTGCCTCCTATCAATGGATCAATGCTGAACTTAATCTGCCAATTTCAGGAGCGACCAATCAAACCTTGATGCCAACTGAAAACGGAACCTACACTGTTGAAATTACTTTAAATGGTTGTACCGAAACAAGTCAGCCTAAAGTCGTAGATGACTTAAACCTAGAACAATTTTCTTCGGAAGAATTGAGTGTATACCCAAATCCTGCTCATAACTTCATTAGCATTGCAATCCCTTCGGAAATGGAGATGGACGTAAAAATATACGATGTTTCCGGAAAGCTTCAAAAAGAGCATCACATTGCAGGCTCAACAACATTAAATATTGAAAAATTACCGACAGGTGTATATTTTCTGAGTCTGCGTTCCAAAGAAAAAGCAGGTATTTTTAAGATTGTTAAGTCTTAA
- a CDS encoding dipeptidase, which produces MKNIEFYINEHKDRFLSELIELLKIPSVSADPAFKDNVIKTADVIKESLIKAGCDHVEICQTKGFPVVYGEKIIDDNLPTVLVYGHYDVQPADPISLWHSPPFEPVIKKTSIHPEGAIFARGACDDKGQMYMHVKAMELMTKTNQLPCNVKFMIEGEEEVGSVNLSTFVKENREKLKNDVILISDTGMIAKDIPSITTGLRGLSYVEVEVTGPNRDLHSGLYGGAVANPINILTKMIASLHDENNHITIPGFYDNVEELSLDDRAEMAKAPFNLQAYTKALDIDAVYGEQGYTTNERNSIRPTLDVNGIWGGYIGEGAKTVIASKAYAKISMRLVPNQDWRDITELFKTHFESIAPAGVTVKVNPHHGGQGYVTPTDSIGYKAASAAYEESFGKTPIPQRSGGSIPIVSLFEDELKSKTILMGFGLDSDAIHSPNEHFGLWNYFKGIETIPLFYKHFTALSK; this is translated from the coding sequence ATGAAGAATATAGAATTTTACATTAACGAACATAAAGACCGCTTTTTAAGCGAACTCATAGAACTTCTCAAAATACCATCTGTAAGTGCAGATCCCGCGTTTAAGGATAACGTCATTAAAACTGCTGATGTCATTAAAGAGAGCCTCATAAAAGCGGGCTGTGACCATGTTGAAATTTGCCAAACCAAAGGTTTTCCCGTGGTATATGGCGAGAAAATTATTGATGACAACCTACCTACAGTGTTGGTCTATGGCCACTATGATGTGCAACCTGCAGACCCTATATCCTTATGGCATTCTCCTCCGTTTGAACCCGTGATTAAAAAAACATCCATCCATCCAGAGGGCGCTATTTTTGCACGAGGTGCCTGCGATGATAAGGGGCAAATGTACATGCACGTTAAGGCCATGGAGCTGATGACCAAAACCAATCAATTGCCTTGTAATGTCAAATTTATGATTGAGGGCGAAGAAGAAGTTGGTAGTGTTAACCTTTCTACCTTTGTTAAAGAGAATCGAGAGAAACTTAAAAATGACGTGATCCTTATTTCAGATACAGGTATGATTGCCAAAGATATCCCTTCTATAACTACGGGACTTCGTGGCTTAAGTTATGTAGAAGTTGAAGTTACCGGTCCAAACCGCGATTTACATTCTGGATTATATGGTGGTGCTGTAGCAAATCCCATCAACATACTAACCAAAATGATTGCCTCTTTACACGATGAGAACAACCATATTACCATTCCAGGTTTTTATGATAACGTAGAGGAATTGTCTTTAGATGACCGCGCAGAAATGGCAAAAGCACCTTTTAATCTCCAAGCTTACACTAAGGCGCTAGATATAGATGCTGTTTATGGAGAACAAGGCTATACTACTAATGAGCGTAATTCTATTAGACCTACCTTAGATGTTAATGGTATTTGGGGCGGATACATTGGTGAAGGTGCCAAAACCGTTATTGCAAGCAAAGCCTATGCTAAAATATCGATGCGTTTAGTGCCAAACCAAGACTGGAGAGACATTACCGAGCTTTTTAAAACGCATTTTGAAAGTATTGCTCCTGCCGGAGTTACGGTAAAGGTAAACCCGCATCACGGTGGTCAAGGCTACGTGACACCAACCGATAGTATTGGTTATAAAGCGGCCTCGGCTGCATACGAAGAGAGCTTTGGAAAAACACCCATCCCACAACGAAGTGGTGGCAGCATTCCTATTGTGTCTCTATTTGAAGACGAGTTAAAAAGTAAAACTATTTTGATGGGCTTTGGCTTAGACAGTGATGCCATACACTCTCCAAATGAACATTTCGGACTCTGGAATTATTTCAAAGGCATTGAAACCATTCCGTTGTTCTATAAGCATTTTACAGCGCTAAGTAAATAG